The sequence CGGTGTGTTGGAAGGCATGTCATATGATATGACAACTGTAGGCAAAAGAAGAAATATATTCATGTTTTACATGGACTGAAGCATGTCCAATAAAAAGTGTTTCTGCATTCTAAGAGGAAATAAGCCAAACTCAATAAAAAGAATACAAGGAGAAACTATTTGACATACCTTGGCAGCAAAGCTGCCTCCATAAGCCCTGATGATTTCCTTTAGTCTCAATAGTGGAGCTATGTGAGGATTGGCTTGACTTACTATGAAATGATTCACATTGAATAGTTCCTTCAATTGCTTCATGGGTAAATCGCTTTCTAAGCTCCCATCTCTCTAGCGGCGGGTTGGAGCAACAGTTCGTTCCTCCATGCCTAATAAGAATGGAGCATGGAAAGGAATGGTTTGACCAAATCTATCTTTTGCCATCAATTCTTGGGCCTCAAAAAGTCCAGGAAAAGCGCAGGAAGCTGTTACTGCACTCCAGATAAGAACATGAGGTGACGTTAAATAGTTTAGGCATCGAGGCGGCTCATGCTTCCTTGGAGAACACACAGTGACAACAAGAATCCGACCAGTAATGTCATAAGCTTCTTGAAATGTCAGATTGCGGGTAAGGTTTCTCAAAAGCACCTGCAAGTGTCTTATATCATGAAGAGCGCCATGCGTCAAAATTCTTTTAACCACAGGAAAGATTCCACCCATCTGGTCAAAAAATTTCAGGGAATGCCACTCTTCAAAAAAGCTCTCCAGCTCAGGCCATGATCTTGTTGCTACTATAGAACACATTATTGAGCCTACACTTGATCCTGAAACTATCCTTGGCAGAAGTTTATGTTCTACCAAGGTTTTAACAACACCCACATGAAAGGATCCTAATGAAGCACCTCCACTTAGCAGCAAGGCTGTTCTACCAAAGGCATGTCTTGTCTCATGCATAAATGCgagtttctcttcgagaggcaacTCGTCTGAATCAGAATCACAAACCATTTTCAGTTGAGTAGATACTTCCTCAATGTATTCCTTTATGAGTCTAGGCACCTGGCGAGCAAGAACATTACAAAAAAATAAGTTAATTACCAACATAGTGCTACAATAGTGTTACAAGCTCTAACACCTGAACACTGGGTGGAATAAAAGAACAACTACAAAGTGCAAACACAACATCCTGACAAAAAGAAGTGCCAAAGATGCAATAAATTCATAATGCAATTGTCATTGTCACTTGTAGAAAATGTAGGCTAAAGGTTTTGCAGATCTTAATTGATAGAATATGTGATTACTTATTATAACTCAAAAGGATCATGACAAATAACTACTGTTACTTGTTCTAGTTTTCAATCCTATTCCATATTCAGTAATGAAGAGCGGAATCTGCCTAGTCAAGTCCACATATGTGCAGATGAGAGTTGTTCATCCCCCCATTAGAGTCACGAGTCTGCTATGCTAAAACGAGTGGTCCAATACTGAAAGTACATAATAAAATTAGCTTAGATTGACGCACCCCTTCATCCATCCTAGCAAAACCATAACCATATGGTGTCTCAAAGAGCAGTGCGTCGAAATTTCTTTCGATCCTTGCGATGGCAGAGCATTACGTACCTGCAGCCTCCCCTTGTGCAGTTCGGGGTTGCACATATTGTCGAGGTTCCTGAGCAGGTCAGCACGCATGCAGAAGACGATGTCCCTGAGCGATCCCTCCTGGCGCCGGTGCCTGAGCTCGCGGAGCTTATTGCGGACAAGCTCCTCGTCGTAGAGGTCGGCGTCGCTGGCCCGgcgcggcgcggcctcgagctccagCATACGCGCCGCGTGCGCCCACTCCTCGTAGGTGAGCGCGGCGCGCATCATGTTCCGCCAGAACTTGCAGCGGTAGGCGGACTGCACCCTCGCCCGCAGCCCCGCCCTGCCGCGTCGGCCGCGCAGCAGGAGCGCGACGTCGCAGACGGCGAGCAGGATCCCGCGCGTGTTGTCGCGCGGGTGCAGCCACGCCGCCGCGACGGGCAGCGCGGCGCGCAGTGCCGCGGCTAGACGATGACGGCGGGGGAGTGCTTGGCGCGGGCATGCATCGCGACGGCCGGCGTGCGTGTGGGCGGCGGGGGTTTCGCGGCGGAGGTTTCGCGGCGGGGGATGCGGCGGTCGTAAGGAGCGGCATTTGCGGGTCACACGCGTGCTGGGTGGTTGCGGGCGCGAGCGTTGGGCGGGGAATCCCGGCTGGGTACGTGCGGGCGACGGGATCCGCGGGAGGCAGGgagagcgggggcagtctacagatgactcttaatagttgtagagataAGTATCCAATAACCTACTTATAGATAGTTTATATCACCCACTCAATAATCTATATTATATGTTTACCTCTCAACTTATTTAAGGGTCTAAGTATAAAGTATACGCATGTGTGGGTGTTCAGTGGCATTGCGTATTTCCTATGTACTAAAGGTCTAGGTATAGTGTGTAATAGAGTGTGAATTGGTGTGTAGTGGCGTGATTTCGTGGTGTCCATGTACCCTTAAAAAAAAGAGAGTACAGGGCGTAGAGTGGGAGGAAGAAACGAAATTAGTAGGGGGAGGAGGACAAGAAGCACAGCAGGCGGGGCTACGGAATTGGGTGGGGCGCAGAATGGTCGGGGGATGCCGCAGCAGAAGCTGGTGCGGTGGCCAGTGGCCTCCAGCCCGCTGGCTGCTGCGCTGAAAAAGGTGAAAGCGAAGGAGCGTTTGGTCCGCTACCTTACTGTTTCGACGTGGCGCTGTTATCCAGAGGGCCGGAGCACACTGTTTCATCGTAAGAGCCTAAGACAGCCCCTACCCCTACTTGACATTAGTACACCAAGAAAACCAGGTACGACACCCTGAAGAAAGGAAACGTGGCCTTCACGTTCCAGACAAGTCAAATGGAAAGGGGAGAGCGCCAGGATTACGGCCTCTTCACCAAACTTCAGAAAACAATAAAACAAAACAAGCAATGCACACAGTTCTGTTCTTTCAGGGACTTGACAAACTGACCAAAAATATGTTACAAACACCAGAGGAGGACCAGCATCAAAGAGGAAATATTGAATGGTCACAGGCACAGCTCAACTGACCCAGCGAGAAGACGTGGATAACTAATTTAATTGGGCCTCTGCCCCCCTTGCTTTGATGAGGACAATAAAAACGTCACCAGATCGTTTCGTTAGAAAGATTTGATGCTTCATAGTGTGCCGACCGCAGAAGGCCCAGCATCTGCTTCTGTAGCAGCTCAGTTTGAGACTCTGAATACACATTTGGCTGCACAGgaagaaacaaaaaaaaacagattgctaAGGGATGTTACATGCAAAAATATGAAACATAAACAGCAAAGGATCTTGCAAAGAGAAAAGGAACTGTCAGTGGCTGAAACTATCTTTTCGAAGAGGACTAGCGTTTCTTGTCGCAAAGGTATTCGCGTAATAGCACGTAAACAGTCCGGACCTGTTGCTCAGCTTTTCTCACAGAAATCTTCCTGGCGgccaccattcttccatccagtcTCACCGTCTGCTTCTCCCCCCGTGGCGGCACCGTTCTCGCCGTCGCTTTCGCTAGCTGTCTCCCACTCGGAGTCGTCGGCCTCCTGGCCAAACGCAGCGTCGCTAGCATCCCCCGCGCGACGGACGCCCCCGTGCTTCAGGGCTGCTTCCCTGAACAGCCAAGCGGCGCGCATCTGCTTCTTCACCAGCCGCTCGGCATAATCAGGGACTTTGTTCTGCTTCAGGGATAGGTCAGGATCGTTCGACTGCGAACACTCGTTTATGAAAAGGATCGTATCCAGCAAGCTCTCCTTCGCAAAGCCGAGCATATCGTACGCCTGAGCTCTTCTCCACAGGCTCTTGGCGTGACGATTCACGGGGCTATGAAGGCACAGCGCTCGAGTAGCATCGCTTATGGCAGCCGATGGCTGCTGCAGGAGAAGGTAGCACTGAGCTCGGTTGCTGTAAAGAACCACCCGCTCTTTCTTAGATTTCATTGGACATAGTGCCAGTGCTTCGGAGTATTTCTCTGCAGCTCCTGCAATGTTCCCTGAAGAGAACAGTGAGTTGCCTTCCAACTTGACAACCAGTGCTGCAGCTTGTTTTATATGAAGATCCTCCTTTGGCATACTCTTTTCCAATTTCAAACTTTGCTTGGATCTCAAGAGCTCATCGATTTCTGCTTTGGTCTGATCACTGATTGCGCCACGTGAGTTCCCGCTTTGTTGCATACATTCTTGGAGGACTGTGACAATCATGTCACCAAGCTTTTTATAATCACCCAGTGTCGAAATATCTGCTAAATCTATCAGTGTTGGCGCAACTTTGTCTATAACCTGCACAAAGGGAAAAAATAAGTGACTAAAGCTAAAGAAAATACAGCTAACAGATAGCGTCAATTGAATTGGAATTGAATAACAAAAGAAAATATGTATGCATTTTAGCACAATGCTATTTGAGGAAACCATTGCATGATTACTCCTTAAACATTCAAACATCCAATTAGGGAGTACAAATTTGAGCAAGCAAAATGTATTTCACAAGATCTTACCTTATGACAAGTACTTGCATCCTGCACTAACCAGATCAGACAATCAACTGCCATGTATTGCCAATCATCTGAAGAGCGAGCAATGTTACATAAAGCATCAATAGTACCAGGAATGTTGGCAGCATCACCTCGGCCAACTTTGCTCTGGCAGATTGTTCTTAGCAAACCAACACCAGCAGGCGAGTTCTCATTCACAAGTCCACCCCACATTCCAGGTAACTTGACTAGAAAATCAGGCTTGCAAATATCATGGAGGAATTCAGGCTTAAATGCAAAGCAGTTAATGAGTTGCAATGACCAGCACTGTAGTTGACTTGCCCATTCCTCAGCTTTGCGGGATTCCATTTCCACACCACCCATGCCACGAGTAAGAAGGCCACAATGGTAGTCAAGTCTTCGATCCACAAACTGGTAAAAGTGAGTGTACACAATCTCAAGGGAGCTTGAAGCAAGTTGAGTGGCAAGTTCAAGTACTTCCCCATTATCGGCAACTGCAGGGAATGTACTAGGATACGTAGCCAAATGCCCCAAAGCTCTAACAGCAACTCTTTGCTCGACCCATGTCAACCTACCTCTTAACAGTTCGACTAATGGAGGTATTACACCAGCACGAACAGCACACTCTGCAAATTCCTCCATATTCATCGTGTACGATCCAATTATGTGAGCTGCATAATATGGGACGTAAATATTCTGATCATGTGCAAGCCAACGcctatttttcaaccctttccataTAAGAGCTGCCATGCATTCAAATATGCCCAAGTTGATGAACTCGGGATCATTTGGGTGAGCCATCGCTGTGTTCCAGAGACCGCTGACAGGGAGAACTTGACCATCGTCATCTTGGGAAGGAAGTTCCCTAAAAAACTTTAGCACACTTGCTCTTCGTTTACTAGGGTTCGCCTCTTTCATAACACAAAAGAAACATCCCGGATAAGGGCAATCAGATTGTATCTTATCCATTTATGGGAGGGGAGTCACTCGATTCTAGAAGCTTATTTAACCAGAACCTCAATGATCACACTTCAAACTGCATCAGAACAAACCATGAGCAAAACTCCAATGAACAAGTTAAAGGACTACTGGACGCATTGTCAATGTAGGAAACTAATTACAACAATAAGCAAACAACTATGCCATTTGATAAAATGCATTCTTCCTATAATAATCTGATAACTTGGGGAAAGCCAGACTACTGAAAAGTGCTAAGTACATGTGCTTGGCAACCATCGGGAAGCAGATATGGAGCACAACAAGCAACTTCAGCAAAATCAAGCAAGCACTAGAGTGTTGAGACTTAAGTGACTGAATGACCATGGCAAAATAAAAAAGGACTATGCATATATCAGGAGATGATAACAAGATGTCTAATTAAATAAATTATTTAGACCATCTTCAATGATGATACTAGTGAACAGATGGACACTATTTTGTGTGCAGTTTATCTACTGTATGAACAATGTTTAAGTTCTTAAATAAATAGGAATTTTCGAAATAAAATCTTTTGTACAAAGTAACACAACCTAAACAGAAAGTCAGAAATTCAATCAATTTGGTTTGAGGAACATGAAAATTGGGAAGTGGATTCAACACTCAAGAAAGGATGACTTTAAAAAATCAAGTGGTAGACTCTAAACTTTTCATTCTGCACCCCTCACTTCCAAATTGCATCCAGAGTTATAAAAGATCAAGAGTATGAACTGGAGAGTGAACTGTCAAGAGTATGAACTTGAGCTCGCAGGTTGAAATTTCGAAAGCCTTGAGTGAGTGGCTGGAACTTGCAGCTACGAAAAGAAACTCTAATCGGATAGCCGGAGAGGGGTTTCAAGCTGGAGATTTGAAGATCCTGGCCGCAACCTGAACCTCAGCTAATCAATCTGTAGTCTGGACTCTGCACAACGAAATGGCACCTTACCAATGCATTCCAACGTGTCAGCGCACGCGGTCGGtgcggcgcggtggtggcgccgcCGGGGCAGGGGGGAGTGCCCAAGCTAGGGTTTAGCGAGGGCACGCGTGGAGGGGTA is a genomic window of Zea mays cultivar B73 chromosome 5, Zm-B73-REFERENCE-NAM-5.0, whole genome shotgun sequence containing:
- the LOC103627366 gene encoding uncharacterized protein, coding for MDKIQSDCPYPGCFFCVMKEANPSKRRASVLKFFRELPSQDDDGQVLPVSGLWNTAMAHPNDPEFINLGIFECMAALIWKGLKNRRWLAHDQNIYVPYYAAHIIGSYTMNMEEFAECAVRAGVIPPLVELLRGRLTWVEQRVAVRALGHLATYPSTFPAVADNGEVLELATQLASSSLEIVYTHFYQFVDRRLDYHCGLLTRGMGGVEMESRKAEEWASQLQCWSLQLINCFAFKPEFLHDICKPDFLVKLPGMWGGLVNENSPAGVGLLRTICQSKVGRGDAANIPGTIDALCNIARSSDDWQYMAVDCLIWLVQDASTCHKVIDKVAPTLIDLADISTLGDYKKLGDMIVTVLQECMQQSGNSRGAISDQTKAEIDELLRSKQSLKLEKSMPKEDLHIKQAAALVVKLEGNSLFSSGNIAGAAEKYSEALALCPMKSKKERVVLYSNRAQCYLLLQQPSAAISDATRALCLHSPVNRHAKSLWRRAQAYDMLGFAKESLLDTILFINECSQSNDPDLSLKQNKVPDYAERLVKKQMRAAWLFREAALKHGGVRRAGDASDAAFGQEADDSEWETASESDGENGAATGGEADGETGWKNGGRQEDFCEKS